Proteins encoded in a region of the Methanobrevibacter millerae genome:
- a CDS encoding acyltransferase: MSKNRIEWIDLVRAIAILTVLYIHATDGIYIISSDAILNHTLASRIFQFGSLFIGRIGVPFFLMITGYLLLDRSYDDMKTKKFWSKNCKTLIIVTLIWAAIYAITLQFVTVGSSAVNTVEAGNLFFSHMWYMPMIIGMYLSMPFVASALKHFDKKTIFQAMVVFSLLAFAMPFVTTIFDMQGIKNVTIQYSLGFSGGVYGIYIILGYLVKKGMFKDISKAKLWILTIVSFLICLGFQYYAFTKDYNFFLWYEFPFILLGSFALFELCSRMKSVRFYSGIKVFSKYSFAVFLIHNLFRLPLLPLVVMLPVTEPVKAIILWILLIIFSFSAAAIIYRIPRFGKYILYMR; encoded by the coding sequence ATGAGTAAAAATAGAATAGAATGGATTGACCTTGTAAGAGCAATAGCAATATTGACTGTTTTATATATTCATGCAACAGATGGGATTTACATCATTTCATCAGATGCAATACTAAACCATACATTAGCATCAAGAATATTTCAATTCGGATCATTATTCATTGGCCGTATAGGTGTTCCATTCTTTTTAATGATTACTGGTTATTTGCTACTCGACAGAAGCTATGATGATATGAAAACCAAGAAATTCTGGAGTAAAAATTGTAAGACTTTAATTATTGTTACCCTAATTTGGGCTGCAATATATGCAATTACACTACAATTTGTAACGGTTGGGTCCTCTGCAGTTAATACAGTAGAGGCCGGAAATCTATTTTTTAGCCACATGTGGTATATGCCAATGATTATTGGAATGTATCTTTCAATGCCATTTGTAGCAAGTGCTCTAAAGCATTTTGACAAAAAAACAATATTCCAAGCAATGGTTGTATTTTCACTATTGGCATTTGCAATGCCATTTGTAACAACCATATTTGATATGCAAGGAATTAAAAATGTAACTATTCAGTATTCCTTAGGTTTTAGTGGAGGAGTTTATGGTATATACATAATTCTTGGATATCTGGTTAAAAAAGGAATGTTTAAAGACATATCAAAAGCCAAATTATGGATATTGACAATAGTCTCATTTTTAATTTGCCTAGGATTCCAGTATTATGCATTCACCAAAGATTATAATTTCTTCCTGTGGTATGAATTCCCATTCATATTACTTGGATCATTTGCACTATTCGAATTATGCTCCAGGATGAAAAGCGTAAGATTCTACAGCGGAATAAAAGTATTTTCAAAATATTCCTTTGCTGTATTCTTAATACATAATTTGTTTAGACTTCCATTGCTTCCATTAGTAGTGATGCTTCCAGTTACAGAGCCCGTAAAGGCAATAATCCTTTGGATTCTACTGATAATATTCAGCTTCAGCGCTGCCGCAATAATCTATAGAATACCAAGGTTCGGAAAATATATACTCTACATGAGATAA
- a CDS encoding 50S ribosomal protein L40e, with amino-acid sequence MARFEEAENRMFNIKICLKCNARNPAGATTCRKCGYKGLRYKAKEPRG; translated from the coding sequence ATGGCAAGATTTGAAGAAGCAGAAAACAGAATGTTCAATATTAAAATCTGCTTAAAATGTAACGCTCGTAACCCTGCTGGTGCAACTACTTGTAGAAAATGTGGTTACAAAGGTTTAAGATACAAAGCTAAAGAACCAAGAGGATAG
- a CDS encoding geranylgeranylglyceryl/heptaprenylglyceryl phosphate synthase, with the protein MKDVEAYIKNILKTRKIHFTLIDPDEQTPEEALNIATEAIEGGTDGIMIGGSTVDNKDVDDTCKILSENIAVPIIIFPGNTSSVSKYADAIFFMSYLNSNNPYWIIGAQALASPAVKQSGIEILPMGYMVAEPGGTVGWVGDAKLVPRNKPKIPAVYAMASEFLGMRFFYIEAGSGADKPIPPEMVAYIKKATDDMIVVVGGGIRDGKAAYTAAKAGGDIIVTGTVVEETSDVKAKIEELTGAIKKASME; encoded by the coding sequence ATGAAAGATGTAGAAGCATACATTAAAAATATTTTAAAAACTAGAAAAATTCATTTCACGTTAATTGACCCTGATGAACAGACTCCTGAAGAGGCTTTAAACATTGCAACTGAAGCTATTGAAGGTGGAACTGACGGAATTATGATTGGAGGATCTACTGTTGACAATAAGGATGTTGACGATACCTGTAAAATTTTATCCGAAAACATTGCAGTGCCTATAATCATTTTCCCAGGAAACACAAGCAGCGTAAGCAAATATGCTGATGCAATATTTTTCATGAGCTATCTCAATTCCAATAATCCTTATTGGATTATCGGTGCACAGGCTCTTGCCTCACCTGCAGTCAAACAGTCAGGAATAGAAATATTGCCTATGGGATATATGGTAGCGGAACCTGGCGGAACTGTCGGATGGGTTGGTGATGCCAAACTTGTTCCTAGAAACAAGCCTAAGATACCTGCAGTCTATGCGATGGCCTCTGAATTTTTAGGCATGAGATTCTTCTATATTGAAGCGGGATCTGGTGCGGATAAACCTATTCCTCCTGAAATGGTTGCATACATAAAAAAAGCTACTGATGATATGATTGTAGTTGTCGGCGGAGGTATCCGTGACGGCAAGGCAGCTTATACTGCAGCTAAGGCAGGCGGGGACATTATAGTTACCGGCACTGTTGTTGAAGAAACCAGTGACGTCAAAGCTAAAATTGAAGAACTTACCGGAGCTATCAAAAAGGCTTCAATGGAGTAG
- a CDS encoding DNA double-strand break repair nuclease NurA: MLKSLYIKALNNRRYIQPEPEKSTDFSLEGKWFDKPFAKSKSDFSIAAGDGSFNIKKFLMFNYCPVSAEALVYDGNLKNIEQSEIFEIDHVPFLRELVPNYMAIFELKCCLKAIREYDVDYYLFDGSILGDLQNHYPKGAKQPSDLKERLTPGVLKLFEENITDLSSLDLSFPDIKRKVFVHVSGEGEDNFDSSELEDVYSLYLSSIEQLLVLREVLKKNKKIISISKTSSNNDLFHSTAPDIAILDQFTEKQGISKLIHKKVQSSTAVPFPVYNDFFNGMWFTIFYVRLKENKNVLKVELPYYVEDEDEIRQIVEIIKRDAAEGYPYLLNKAHNDVVITNKHVDELLKISRIYETTNREQLKK; this comes from the coding sequence ATGTTAAAATCTCTATATATTAAAGCTCTAAATAATAGAAGATACATTCAACCAGAACCAGAAAAAAGCACGGATTTTTCTCTTGAAGGTAAATGGTTTGATAAGCCCTTTGCAAAAAGTAAAAGCGACTTTTCCATTGCTGCGGGGGATGGAAGTTTTAATATCAAAAAGTTTTTGATGTTTAACTATTGTCCGGTATCTGCTGAGGCTCTTGTTTATGACGGCAATTTGAAAAACATAGAGCAGTCAGAAATTTTTGAGATAGACCATGTTCCTTTTCTCAGGGAATTGGTTCCGAATTATATGGCAATCTTTGAACTCAAGTGCTGCCTCAAGGCAATCCGCGAATATGATGTTGACTATTACCTCTTTGACGGATCCATTTTGGGGGATTTGCAGAACCATTATCCGAAAGGTGCAAAGCAGCCTTCAGACCTTAAGGAACGTTTGACTCCAGGAGTACTGAAACTCTTTGAAGAAAATATCACTGACCTCTCCAGTCTTGATTTGTCATTTCCGGATATCAAAAGGAAAGTTTTTGTTCATGTGTCAGGTGAGGGCGAAGATAATTTTGATAGCAGTGAACTTGAAGATGTTTACAGCCTTTATCTCTCTTCAATAGAGCAGCTTCTGGTGTTGAGGGAAGTTTTAAAGAAGAATAAAAAAATCATTTCAATTTCCAAAACATCATCAAATAACGATTTGTTTCACAGCACCGCTCCGGATATTGCCATTCTGGACCAGTTCACAGAAAAGCAGGGAATTTCAAAACTGATTCACAAAAAGGTCCAGTCAAGCACTGCAGTTCCATTTCCGGTCTACAACGATTTTTTCAATGGAATGTGGTTCACAATATTTTATGTAAGGCTCAAGGAAAACAAGAATGTCCTGAAGGTTGAACTTCCATATTATGTCGAAGATGAGGATGAAATCAGACAAATAGTTGAAATAATCAAAAGAGATGCGGCTGAAGGCTATCCGTATTTGCTTAATAAGGCACATAATGATGTTGTAATTACAAACAAGCATGTTGATGAACTTTTAAAAATCAGTAGAATTTATGAAACAACAAACAGAGAACAATTGAAGAAGTGA
- a CDS encoding ATP-binding protein, which produces MTVGYCVGEISLSELTFISDKMPQVGEYVTVEYDGKKVLGMVENLVRGNDALNIDLHDVEAIQTIARIGGKDYYIKGKVKLLGDVNDNLRLPRTPALPGTPIKLADKEVLNKVFNVKNPIRLGTLVNQRDIEVNVEANPILNRHLAVLAMTGAGKSNTVAVLMDQLLSYNVPIFVFDMHCEYRDAEFPNGKVNVIRPKINPTYMTFPEIKRLVNIPNNAYIQERHFRQAFNQAKKEIKEGTEHTYKLLDAMYDILYAKSQEEGSDKQIVDVMNKIEDSKDKYGNLFDNNMSNILSSIKVGRVNVLDLSQTGESVSEVLVSHIMRNALQRRKNAVHGSSDDTLDHPVFFIIEEAHILAPNKRDSQSKYWIQRVAREGRKFGLGLCLVSQSPKTVDHDALSQMNNMIILRLVEPEDQRHVQSASESLSKDLINQLPSLNVGEAIVLGLMSKVPTLVKIDEFMGRRTGGDLDIVGDLANYNQTQEDEIRHQEQESLDLGYDY; this is translated from the coding sequence ATGACTGTAGGTTATTGTGTTGGTGAAATATCTCTATCCGAATTAACTTTTATTTCAGATAAGATGCCTCAGGTAGGCGAATATGTAACTGTAGAATATGACGGCAAGAAAGTTCTTGGAATGGTGGAAAACCTGGTGAGGGGAAACGATGCCTTAAACATTGATTTGCATGATGTCGAAGCAATCCAAACCATTGCACGCATTGGCGGAAAGGACTACTACATCAAGGGTAAGGTAAAGCTTCTGGGAGATGTAAATGATAATTTGAGGTTGCCGAGAACACCTGCGCTTCCGGGAACTCCAATCAAATTGGCTGACAAGGAAGTCCTAAACAAGGTCTTTAATGTTAAAAATCCAATCAGGTTAGGAACACTTGTTAACCAGAGGGATATTGAAGTCAATGTTGAGGCAAATCCTATTTTGAATAGGCATTTGGCTGTTTTGGCTATGACCGGTGCAGGTAAATCAAATACCGTTGCCGTTTTGATGGATCAGCTGCTCAGCTATAATGTTCCAATATTTGTATTTGATATGCACTGCGAATATAGGGATGCAGAATTTCCCAACGGAAAAGTCAATGTTATCAGGCCGAAAATCAATCCGACATACATGACATTTCCTGAAATCAAAAGACTGGTCAATATTCCAAATAATGCATATATCCAGGAAAGACACTTCAGACAGGCATTCAACCAGGCTAAAAAAGAGATTAAAGAGGGAACAGAACATACATATAAATTGTTGGATGCAATGTATGATATATTATATGCCAAATCTCAGGAGGAAGGTTCAGACAAGCAGATTGTTGATGTGATGAATAAGATTGAAGATTCCAAGGACAAGTACGGCAATCTCTTTGATAACAACATGAGCAATATTTTATCAAGTATTAAGGTAGGTCGTGTCAATGTTCTGGACTTAAGCCAGACTGGTGAATCAGTATCCGAAGTTCTTGTAAGCCATATCATGAGAAATGCTCTTCAGAGAAGAAAAAATGCAGTTCATGGCAGTTCTGATGATACACTGGATCATCCGGTATTTTTCATTATTGAGGAAGCCCACATTTTGGCTCCGAACAAACGTGATTCACAGTCCAAATACTGGATTCAAAGGGTTGCAAGGGAAGGCCGTAAGTTCGGTCTGGGATTATGTCTTGTAAGCCAGTCTCCAAAGACAGTCGACCATGACGCACTCTCTCAGATGAACAATATGATAATATTAAGGCTTGTCGAACCTGAAGACCAGAGGCATGTTCAGTCAGCTTCAGAATCCCTTTCAAAGGACCTTATCAATCAGCTGCCTTCACTGAATGTTGGGGAAGCTATTGTATTGGGACTGATGAGCAAGGTGCCGACTCTGGTTAAAATCGATGAGTTCATGGGTCGCCGTACCGGTGGAGATTTGGACATTGTCGGTGATTTGGCCAATTATAATCAGACCCAGGAAGATGAAATTAGACATCAGGAACAGGAAAGCCTTGATTTAGGTTATGATTATTAG
- a CDS encoding DNA repair exonuclease translates to MKFAHLADTHLGYRQFGLYEREKDFYEVFEKIIDRIIEEKVDFVIHSGDLFDNSRPSPMALLTFQKGLIKLKNANIPVYAIAGNHDSVLRKNSIPPQVLFKKFGLKVISPINTNYMYKDVFIAGLPFYPSSQDKNLKHKLSELSKKAANHEKSILVLHQGIDKYFNLQYELEIGDIPDNFTYYAMGHLHNYINDDFGNGKLVYPGSSEVWKTTELGDYRKNGKGFVIVDMDGTKPSVERIKIDLPREFIEKTLDYDNLGSGVDAIKQTIKSFDKKPVLNLTVNNVTSTSTAYEIINNELEDLALMIRPKFITPGEENIDLIIDKENALGPIEVLSSRLESYDDEDVTKFATELYNLLSKDKNEEAMELVDEFYREKYPIEEVEED, encoded by the coding sequence ATGAAATTTGCACATTTAGCAGACACTCATTTAGGTTATCGCCAGTTCGGTTTATATGAACGTGAAAAAGACTTTTATGAAGTGTTTGAAAAGATAATTGATAGGATAATAGAGGAAAAAGTTGATTTTGTAATACACAGCGGGGATTTGTTTGACAATTCAAGACCATCTCCAATGGCTCTTTTGACATTTCAAAAGGGTTTGATAAAGCTTAAAAATGCAAACATTCCAGTTTATGCTATTGCAGGAAACCATGACAGTGTATTGCGAAAGAATTCTATTCCTCCACAGGTGCTGTTTAAAAAATTCGGTTTGAAAGTCATAAGTCCAATCAATACTAACTACATGTATAAGGATGTTTTTATTGCAGGTCTTCCGTTTTATCCATCATCACAGGACAAGAACCTTAAGCACAAGCTTTCAGAATTGTCAAAAAAGGCTGCAAATCATGAAAAGTCCATTCTCGTATTGCACCAGGGCATAGACAAATACTTTAACCTGCAGTATGAACTGGAAATAGGTGACATTCCGGACAATTTCACATATTATGCGATGGGACACCTTCACAATTATATCAACGATGACTTTGGAAATGGTAAACTCGTATATCCAGGATCCAGTGAGGTCTGGAAAACAACAGAGCTTGGAGATTATAGAAAAAACGGCAAGGGTTTTGTCATTGTAGATATGGACGGTACAAAACCATCCGTGGAAAGGATAAAAATTGACCTTCCCCGTGAGTTCATTGAAAAGACACTTGACTATGATAACCTTGGAAGCGGCGTTGATGCCATAAAACAGACAATAAAGAGTTTCGACAAAAAGCCTGTTTTAAACCTGACGGTCAATAATGTCACTTCAACAAGCACTGCATATGAAATAATTAATAATGAGCTTGAAGATTTGGCTTTAATGATCAGGCCTAAATTCATCACACCCGGTGAGGAAAACATTGATTTAATCATTGATAAGGAAAATGCCTTAGGTCCTATTGAGGTTTTATCCTCAAGACTGGAAAGCTATGATGATGAGGATGTAACCAAATTTGCAACAGAGCTGTATAATCTGCTTTCAAAAGACAAGAATGAAGAAGCCATGGAGTTGGTGGATGAGTTTTATCGTGAAAAGTATCCCATTGAAGAGGTAGAGGAGGATTAA
- a CDS encoding AAA family ATPase translates to MIFKRLRLKNFKSYASEIINFDKGITVIVGENGAGKSSIFEAISFALFKQHTAGKIGDLVRNNTENMSVELDFVSRGKEYRIIRDKTKSKTVSRLLTKTSSDSEFMSLCSGEREVSDNIQAILEMDANLFLNAIYVRQGEIAELVDKTPAEKKLLIGRLLGLDSLETAWNNMIPLIREYENKLSEIKGKLYSKDALKEEYETKSKELNALKSRGHELESQIEEVKNLISEISESKRDMEREKEIYETQMNNLSNEKQTLERLEKDKHQLQENLDRIRESEAEIERLEKYVSKLDVYLDFEKSVVSIQSLKESEIEIEDKIDSIKEQKHLIHAKKEGYNNYLKSDELITKLTNQKIDLEKELATITQLEKDKKKLLHSIESDRNDIEEFFSLSKEKLLDYGVSQDELAEVDDLKKLSDSTNKLLEDISTKIEDLTNDINSKKENIVVFKQAIASAEKPLEELADVENKCPVCQSDIDDAKKEELISQYKSDIEENTKSISETEETIRLFDKNKDSFKEKESKVKKLSEDILEYKYKFSNLQKDLQRLCEIDEGLDAKEYIGNKLGELILEIAREKENRESFKQDHEDYNKSKGALDVLGSQTEAEYKLKQIKNEIDVHVKNIKLAIENDPHLSGDMDNLELKQRIDDLKEKNEQYNQLKGFVKNKNTVVSQFESVKEDIGVSNNQLEIIQNKINASTYDKEKYEQITYRDEMYSRRHESFTNELSEIKGRARELINVHKSLAEKIKNNDRFQQEYDNISQYLVLLKDIRELYGKNGIQKELRNNSRPIIQKNTKKFFDDFNFNYSDLLLDEDYNVVVRGPEGESSMSMVSGGEKIAIALALRLGITKSMAKGDLETILLDEPTIHLDDARRQELINLLKEMSLLPQMIIVTHENQLESAADNLIKVEKENGISKIVN, encoded by the coding sequence ATGATTTTTAAACGCTTAAGATTAAAGAATTTCAAATCCTATGCAAGTGAAATTATTAATTTTGATAAGGGAATCACAGTTATAGTCGGTGAAAATGGTGCCGGTAAATCCTCAATTTTTGAAGCAATCAGCTTTGCTTTATTTAAACAGCACACCGCAGGAAAGATAGGTGATTTGGTTAGAAACAATACTGAAAATATGAGCGTTGAGCTTGATTTCGTATCAAGAGGAAAGGAATACAGGATAATCCGTGACAAGACCAAATCCAAAACAGTATCCAGACTTCTCACCAAGACTTCAAGCGACAGTGAATTCATGTCATTATGTTCCGGAGAGCGAGAAGTGTCAGACAACATTCAGGCAATACTGGAAATGGATGCAAATCTCTTTTTGAATGCAATTTATGTGAGGCAGGGTGAAATTGCAGAACTTGTTGACAAGACTCCTGCAGAAAAGAAACTGTTGATTGGAAGATTGCTTGGTCTTGATTCATTGGAAACTGCCTGGAATAATATGATTCCATTAATCAGAGAATATGAAAACAAGCTTTCAGAAATAAAAGGTAAGTTATATTCCAAGGATGCATTGAAAGAGGAATATGAAACCAAATCCAAGGAATTAAATGCATTGAAATCAAGAGGTCACGAATTGGAATCACAAATTGAAGAGGTTAAAAACCTTATAAGTGAAATTTCCGAAAGCAAACGTGATATGGAACGTGAAAAGGAAATCTATGAAACTCAAATGAATAATCTCTCCAATGAAAAGCAGACACTTGAAAGACTTGAAAAGGATAAGCATCAGCTTCAGGAAAATCTTGATAGAATACGCGAATCAGAAGCGGAAATCGAACGCCTGGAGAAATATGTATCCAAACTTGATGTTTACCTTGACTTTGAAAAATCTGTTGTCAGCATCCAGTCATTAAAAGAGTCAGAAATCGAAATTGAAGATAAAATAGATTCCATAAAAGAACAGAAACATTTGATTCATGCCAAAAAAGAAGGATATAACAATTATCTAAAATCAGATGAACTAATTACTAAATTGACTAATCAAAAAATCGATTTGGAGAAGGAATTGGCTACTATCACTCAACTTGAAAAGGACAAAAAAAAGCTTTTGCATAGCATAGAATCTGACAGGAATGATATTGAGGAATTTTTCTCTCTTTCAAAAGAAAAACTCTTGGACTATGGTGTTTCACAGGATGAGCTTGCCGAAGTTGATGATTTAAAGAAATTAAGCGACTCTACAAATAAATTACTTGAAGACATTTCAACCAAAATCGAAGATCTGACTAATGACATCAATTCCAAAAAGGAAAATATCGTTGTATTCAAGCAGGCTATTGCCTCTGCTGAAAAGCCATTGGAAGAATTGGCCGATGTTGAAAACAAATGTCCTGTTTGTCAGTCAGACATTGATGATGCTAAAAAAGAGGAACTGATTTCCCAGTATAAAAGTGACATTGAGGAAAATACCAAATCCATTTCTGAAACTGAAGAGACAATCAGGCTTTTTGACAAAAACAAGGACAGCTTCAAGGAAAAAGAATCCAAAGTTAAAAAATTGTCCGAAGATATTTTGGAATACAAATACAAGTTTTCCAACCTTCAAAAGGACTTGCAGCGTTTATGCGAGATTGATGAAGGTTTGGATGCAAAGGAATACATCGGAAACAAGCTAGGTGAATTGATTTTGGAAATTGCAAGAGAAAAGGAAAATCGCGAAAGCTTCAAGCAAGACCATGAGGATTATAACAAATCAAAAGGTGCTTTGGATGTTTTAGGCAGCCAGACTGAAGCCGAATACAAACTAAAGCAAATTAAAAATGAGATTGATGTCCATGTTAAAAACATCAAATTGGCTATTGAAAACGACCCTCATTTAAGTGGGGATATGGATAATCTTGAGCTCAAGCAGCGTATTGACGATTTGAAGGAAAAGAACGAGCAGTACAATCAGCTCAAGGGATTTGTCAAAAACAAGAATACTGTCGTTTCCCAATTCGAATCCGTCAAGGAAGACATAGGTGTTTCAAACAATCAGCTTGAAATCATCCAGAATAAGATAAATGCATCAACTTATGATAAGGAAAAATACGAACAGATTACTTATCGTGATGAGATGTATTCCAGAAGACATGAATCATTTACCAATGAGCTGTCAGAAATCAAGGGAAGGGCAAGAGAGCTTATCAATGTTCACAAGTCCCTGGCTGAAAAGATCAAGAACAATGACAGATTCCAACAGGAATATGATAACATTTCACAATATCTTGTTTTGCTAAAGGATATTCGTGAATTATATGGTAAAAACGGAATCCAAAAAGAATTGAGGAATAATTCAAGACCTATCATCCAGAAAAACACTAAAAAATTCTTTGATGATTTTAACTTCAACTATTCTGATTTGCTCTTGGATGAGGATTATAATGTTGTTGTAAGGGGTCCTGAAGGTGAATCCAGCATGTCAATGGTCAGTGGTGGTGAAAAAATAGCTATTGCATTGGCTTTAAGATTAGGTATCACTAAGTCAATGGCTAAAGGTGATTTGGAAACTATCCTCCTGGATGAACCTACAATTCATTTGGATGATGCCAGAAGACAGGAATTAATCAATCTGTTAAAAGAGATGTCACTGCTTCCTCAAATGATTATAGTAACTCACGAAAATCAGTTGGAAAGTGCTGCGGATAATCTCATTAAGGTAGAAAAAGAAAATGGAATTTCAAAAATAGTAAATTAA